One window from the genome of Candidatus Binataceae bacterium encodes:
- a CDS encoding glycosyltransferase family A protein, translated as MSNYLSITPVRDEERFLPGLIASMVSQTRRPERWLLIDDGSADATPAIIEEAARVHRWIEPRHLPRERVRRPGGESVIMQFLPPEAWRDVDFIARFDADLTFDSDYIERLLAEFARQPRLGIASGTLLEPGSDGAWREVVTPTFHTRGPSKLYSRPCFAAIGGLEPGLGWDTIDEIRAIMHGFVTRSFRHIHAWHHRPTGSARGMSRGRFNAGRAAYQAGYSPVFMGARVLRHLVIGRPLQGVAMLAGFADGYLRRAKRAASPDVVRFVRTQQMRRLFAMESRWR; from the coding sequence ATGAGTAACTATCTCTCAATCACTCCGGTCCGCGATGAAGAGCGCTTTCTGCCCGGGCTGATCGCCTCGATGGTGTCGCAGACCCGCAGGCCCGAGCGCTGGCTGTTGATCGACGACGGCTCGGCTGACGCCACGCCCGCGATCATTGAGGAGGCGGCGCGCGTGCATCGATGGATTGAGCCGCGCCATCTTCCCCGCGAGCGCGTGCGCCGGCCCGGCGGTGAATCGGTGATTATGCAGTTCCTGCCGCCCGAAGCGTGGCGCGATGTAGACTTCATCGCGCGCTTCGACGCCGATCTCACCTTCGATTCCGACTACATAGAGCGGTTGCTGGCGGAGTTCGCTCGCCAGCCGCGGCTGGGTATCGCCAGCGGCACGTTGCTCGAACCCGGTTCCGATGGCGCGTGGCGCGAAGTTGTCACTCCCACATTCCACACCCGTGGCCCGAGTAAGCTGTACTCGCGGCCCTGCTTCGCGGCCATCGGCGGGCTGGAGCCCGGCCTTGGATGGGACACGATCGACGAAATCCGCGCCATCATGCACGGCTTCGTCACTCGCAGCTTCCGCCACATTCATGCCTGGCATCATCGGCCCACCGGCAGCGCTCGCGGGATGAGCCGCGGACGGTTCAACGCCGGCCGTGCCGCCTACCAGGCCGGTTATTCGCCCGTCTTCATGGGCGCGCGTGTGCTGCGCCATCTGGTCATCGGGCGGCCGCTGCAGGGCGTGGCGATGCTGGCGGGGTTTGCCGATGGTTATCTGCGTCGCGCCAAACGGGCCGCTTCGCCTGACGTGGTCAGGTTCGTGCGCACCCAGCAGATGCGCAGGCTGTTCGCGATGGAGAGCCGCTGGCGATGA
- a CDS encoding glycosyltransferase family 4 protein: MTRALIIAYTSYAHDARVRRHAEALAQRGDEIDVICLGGRPAAGFKGVNVIEVPVARYRGASRRRYLGSYLHFFSRAAAIAARRAWARPYDVVIVCTMPDAAVLCALGPRLLGSKVLLDIHDTMPELYRDKFSGAWRGALGARLLMFEERLSALLAHRVVAVHELHRRRLEAAGVAPEKIRVVLNSPDPAIFAAGEISSGARRGGGAFTLVCHGMISHRLGLDVALRAVQRLRFRIPGLRLRIAGGGEYVLALRRTVERLRLEAWTEFVDRVPLDELPSVLRGAAVGLVPNHASSATHLMLPVKLLEYAMLGIPVIAARLRTIEHYFDPDAVEFFTPDDACDLARAIDRLYREPKRRAQLARNARGVAEGLGWAAQRSSFYDAIDSLLREPTERALPTRLGREDVVDASRN, from the coding sequence ATGACACGGGCACTGATCATTGCCTACACCAGTTACGCGCATGATGCGCGCGTGCGCCGTCACGCCGAAGCGCTCGCCCAACGCGGCGACGAAATCGACGTGATCTGCCTTGGCGGCCGCCCGGCGGCCGGATTCAAGGGCGTCAACGTGATCGAGGTCCCCGTCGCGCGCTACCGCGGTGCGAGCCGCCGCCGCTACCTCGGCAGTTACCTGCACTTTTTCAGCCGCGCCGCGGCGATCGCGGCGCGCCGCGCCTGGGCGCGACCATACGACGTCGTGATCGTATGCACGATGCCCGACGCGGCGGTGCTGTGCGCGCTCGGGCCGAGGCTGCTCGGCAGCAAGGTGCTGCTCGATATCCACGACACGATGCCCGAGTTGTACCGCGACAAGTTCTCCGGCGCCTGGCGCGGGGCGCTCGGGGCGCGCCTGCTGATGTTCGAGGAACGCCTGAGCGCGCTGCTCGCCCATCGCGTGGTTGCCGTTCACGAGCTGCATCGCCGCCGTCTCGAAGCGGCAGGAGTCGCGCCGGAAAAGATCCGCGTGGTTCTGAACTCGCCGGATCCCGCGATTTTCGCCGCCGGCGAAATCTCCAGCGGCGCCCGTCGCGGCGGCGGCGCATTTACGCTTGTGTGCCACGGAATGATTTCGCACCGGCTCGGACTCGACGTCGCCTTACGCGCGGTGCAGCGCCTGCGCTTCAGGATTCCGGGCCTGCGCCTGAGGATCGCGGGCGGCGGCGAGTACGTACTTGCACTGCGTCGGACTGTCGAACGCCTGCGGCTGGAAGCGTGGACTGAGTTCGTCGATCGCGTGCCGCTCGACGAGCTTCCCTCGGTATTGCGCGGCGCCGCGGTCGGCCTGGTGCCCAATCACGCGAGCAGCGCGACCCATCTGATGCTGCCGGTGAAGCTGCTCGAGTACGCGATGCTTGGCATCCCGGTGATCGCGGCGCGCCTGCGCACCATCGAACACTACTTTGACCCCGACGCGGTCGAGTTTTTCACACCCGACGACGCTTGCGACCTCGCACGCGCGATCGACCGTCTCTACCGGGAGCCCAAGCGTCGCGCTCAGCTTGCGCGCAACGCGCGTGGGGTCGCCGAGGGTCTGGGCTGGGCGGCCCAGCGTTCCAGCTTCTACGACGCGATTGACTCGCTGCTGCGCGAGCCGACAGAGAGGGCGCTGCCCACGCGGCTTGGCCGAGAGGATGTGGTCGATGCCAGCCGCAACTGA
- a CDS encoding DUF262 domain-containing protein — MPAATETQWAARVMKGASGACGYRMLTVHDAVRSVVERRWDIPRFQRAFSWSPQQVRDLADSLWRGYPMGLLLLWRAAEGAGSPLLIVDGQHRLTAMCILLGERPAWWNGARAAAWRELLPRYDVRFDLLAPGVSPFRLGGPGRGDAAPPLSSLLAIDPDGADGRQQLQRIAHEACARATNKSFDEVYARLERLCRIAEQPLVASVAERPIDDVLEIFARLSGHGIRFRRLLLRTALRALKGMWVSQTVHG; from the coding sequence ATGCCAGCCGCAACTGAAACACAGTGGGCCGCCAGGGTTATGAAGGGCGCCTCGGGGGCCTGCGGCTACCGGATGCTAACGGTCCATGACGCGGTGCGCAGCGTGGTCGAGCGCCGCTGGGACATCCCGCGTTTCCAGCGCGCGTTCAGTTGGAGCCCCCAGCAGGTGCGCGATCTCGCCGATTCGCTTTGGCGCGGATATCCGATGGGCCTGCTGCTGCTGTGGCGTGCGGCTGAAGGAGCGGGCTCGCCCCTGCTGATCGTTGACGGTCAGCATCGGCTCACCGCGATGTGCATCCTGCTGGGCGAGCGGCCGGCCTGGTGGAACGGCGCGCGCGCCGCCGCATGGCGCGAGCTGCTGCCACGATATGATGTCCGGTTCGATCTCCTTGCACCCGGTGTTTCGCCGTTCAGGTTGGGCGGACCGGGCCGCGGCGACGCGGCGCCGCCGCTTTCGTCGCTGCTTGCGATCGATCCCGACGGCGCCGACGGCCGCCAGCAACTGCAACGAATCGCCCACGAGGCTTGCGCGCGCGCGACGAATAAAAGTTTCGACGAAGTATATGCGCGCCTCGAGCGCCTTTGTCGGATCGCCGAGCAGCCTTTGGTTGCCAGCGTCGCCGAGCGCCCGATCGACGACGTGCTCGAGATCTTCGCCCGGCTCAGCGGGCATGGGATCCGGTTTCGGCGCCTTCTGTTGCGCACCGCGCTGCGCGCTTTGAAGGGAATGTGGGTTTCACAAACTGTGCACGGCTAG
- a CDS encoding methyltransferase domain-containing protein: protein MRLPEDARTMFDGAYRGQRHEAAFYDFNRNLRRRAALVNDPALGFWTPAYSAVLEWLVGRFARGATVLELGCGPGLFLHALRNRGFNAVGLDVAREVVELNRRDGFTVWHGGVESVSADWVRPDAVVSFFMLHHLENPMGFFAAIRSLWPWAPLAVAQYGPGRRSPLRSAPPRNLTHWNAGCLRTALEISGYRPAVSDLPSSGVEQPFLVPLRRILKPTVGVPSLFRLNKRIERQLLPRLLQPLRVNAEVVLALADPAQPGLRDGPQEDAESRA from the coding sequence ATGCGCCTGCCCGAGGACGCGCGGACGATGTTCGACGGTGCCTATCGCGGCCAGCGCCACGAAGCCGCCTTTTACGACTTCAATCGCAATCTCAGGCGCCGCGCCGCCCTCGTCAACGACCCGGCGCTGGGTTTCTGGACCCCGGCCTACTCCGCAGTGCTCGAATGGCTGGTCGGCAGATTCGCGCGCGGTGCAACTGTGCTCGAGCTTGGATGCGGCCCGGGATTGTTTCTACACGCGCTCAGGAACCGCGGCTTCAATGCGGTAGGTCTCGACGTCGCCCGCGAGGTGGTTGAGCTCAACCGCCGCGACGGCTTCACCGTGTGGCACGGCGGAGTCGAGAGCGTGTCGGCCGATTGGGTGCGCCCCGATGCGGTGGTTTCGTTCTTTATGCTCCACCACCTTGAGAATCCGATGGGTTTTTTCGCTGCGATCCGCTCCCTATGGCCGTGGGCGCCGCTGGCGGTCGCGCAATACGGGCCCGGGCGCCGCAGCCCTTTGCGCTCGGCGCCGCCGCGAAACCTGACGCATTGGAACGCAGGCTGTTTGCGCACCGCGCTGGAAATCTCGGGTTATCGGCCTGCGGTCAGCGATTTGCCGAGCAGCGGCGTCGAGCAGCCTTTCCTCGTTCCATTGCGCAGGATCCTGAAGCCGACCGTCGGTGTTCCATCGCTGTTCCGACTGAATAAGCGGATCGAGCGCCAGCTTCTGCCCAGGCTTTTGCAACCCTTGCGGGTGAATGCCGAAGTGGTGCTCGCCCTTGCCGATCCAGCACAACCGGGACTCAGAGACGGGCCCCAAGAGGACGCGGAAAGCAGGGCCTGA
- a CDS encoding ATP-grasp domain-containing protein → MRRALILDKRAGSLSIQLCRALARRGYQVDLFGQAGSAAFWSRHCARALEAPPWRPDAVAPALRRIIDRGTYDAVYLCNEEILEMLHHVPHSAAWNGLPLSETATIELLLSKHDTLSQMARAGVPVPTTIIPANEQEVEHAGRELRLPLLVKGERGDGGRNVRLVKRRGDLRSTYAQIASCEAAYGGRPALQEVIRGDAYSVGGLFVEGRALRICAHRKLLTYPPKGGWTVKGVTERPKGLLEESMKVFAALRYTGLGHVEFIRDRRDGRYKFIELNPRVWGSIGIVEHAGVDLYQAYQAVAQGLPVEPDLSYREGVQYHRFSGEIRTILQRPARLPGFLKDALDPRVRSDFDWSDAKPHLFSLSWSTRHN, encoded by the coding sequence ATGCGACGCGCGCTGATTCTGGACAAGCGAGCCGGGTCGTTGTCGATCCAATTGTGCCGCGCGCTCGCACGCAGGGGCTATCAGGTGGACCTCTTCGGGCAGGCGGGCTCGGCTGCTTTCTGGTCAAGGCATTGTGCCAGGGCTCTCGAGGCCCCGCCTTGGCGTCCGGACGCCGTCGCACCGGCGTTGCGGCGGATAATCGACAGAGGGACGTACGATGCGGTTTACTTGTGCAATGAAGAGATCCTGGAAATGCTGCATCACGTTCCGCATTCGGCCGCATGGAACGGGCTCCCGCTTTCGGAAACTGCAACGATCGAGCTGTTACTGAGCAAGCACGATACGCTGTCACAGATGGCGCGCGCCGGGGTGCCCGTGCCAACTACCATAATTCCGGCCAATGAACAGGAAGTGGAGCATGCAGGGCGCGAGCTGCGCCTGCCGTTGCTGGTGAAGGGCGAGCGGGGTGACGGCGGCAGAAACGTTCGGCTGGTGAAACGGCGCGGGGATCTGCGCTCGACGTACGCGCAGATCGCGTCCTGCGAGGCGGCTTATGGCGGCCGTCCCGCGCTGCAGGAAGTCATCCGCGGCGATGCCTATTCGGTCGGGGGGCTCTTTGTCGAGGGCCGCGCGCTGCGCATCTGCGCCCATCGCAAGCTGCTCACCTATCCCCCGAAGGGCGGATGGACCGTCAAGGGTGTCACGGAGCGGCCGAAGGGGTTGTTGGAAGAGAGTATGAAAGTGTTTGCGGCGCTGCGCTACACGGGCCTCGGACACGTTGAGTTTATCCGCGACCGGCGCGACGGCCGCTACAAGTTCATCGAGCTGAATCCGCGGGTATGGGGAAGTATCGGAATTGTCGAGCACGCCGGCGTCGATCTGTATCAGGCCTACCAGGCGGTGGCGCAAGGGCTGCCAGTTGAGCCGGATCTGAGCTACCGCGAGGGCGTGCAGTACCATCGGTTCTCAGGCGAGATCCGTACGATCCTGCAACGGCCGGCGCGGCTGCCCGGCTTTCTAAAGGACGCTCTGGATCCGCGGGTGCGCTCCGACTTCGATTGGTCGGACGCCAAACCGCATCTCTTCTCACTGAGCTGGAGTACGCGTCACAACTGA